The Microcoleus sp. AS-A8 genome has a segment encoding these proteins:
- a CDS encoding DUF389 domain-containing protein gives MRQLLVQVPRGCGQQVLDIANTCNGANLAQFEATGKDEPLDVVIVHVSNGKVEELLEKLEPLPNLHVTLLPRGVIALQPPASEAPQQVKNVETRSPIEIFLSGLQSVGSWKGFLGYAAAGGVVVWIGLFTNSSYLLVAAMLIAPFAGPAMNAAIATARGDGELLKRSLIRYFSALAVTITVAGALSLILQQEVVTSSMNATSTVSSVAVLLPLIAGAAGALNLVQSERSSLVSGAAVGMLVAASLAPPAGVVGMASAMGRWDMALNGVFVLLLQLVGINLSASLMFRTYGLTAQGTRYKRGKQWVFPVVLAATVLLLLSLLTWQFSTSPELQRSSREQRATAQIQKVVNDSDLANLVEANVHFPPANIKGQNTLLGTVYVQRQAGVTQSSEEIRSHLTSTIQTQLLEQGFNVTPLIDVSVLEAPQ, from the coding sequence ATGCGTCAACTACTTGTTCAGGTTCCACGGGGATGCGGTCAACAGGTTCTAGACATCGCCAACACTTGTAACGGAGCGAATCTTGCTCAGTTTGAAGCGACTGGGAAGGATGAACCATTAGACGTGGTAATCGTTCACGTCTCCAATGGCAAGGTTGAGGAACTGCTAGAAAAGTTAGAACCACTACCCAACTTGCACGTCACACTGCTCCCTCGTGGAGTAATAGCCTTGCAGCCTCCAGCATCAGAGGCACCCCAGCAGGTAAAAAATGTAGAGACACGCAGCCCAATCGAGATATTTCTTTCAGGTCTGCAAAGCGTTGGCTCCTGGAAAGGGTTTCTGGGGTATGCAGCGGCAGGGGGTGTGGTGGTCTGGATTGGCTTATTCACCAATAGTAGCTATCTTCTCGTTGCGGCAATGCTGATTGCACCCTTTGCAGGTCCAGCGATGAATGCGGCGATCGCTACAGCACGCGGTGATGGAGAACTGCTCAAGCGGAGTCTAATTCGCTACTTTTCAGCCCTTGCCGTGACAATCACCGTAGCTGGAGCGCTCAGCCTGATTTTGCAACAGGAAGTTGTGACATCCTCAATGAACGCAACCAGTACTGTCTCATCTGTGGCAGTGCTGCTTCCACTAATTGCAGGTGCGGCAGGTGCTCTCAATCTTGTCCAATCAGAGCGAAGTAGCCTCGTGTCAGGAGCAGCCGTTGGGATGCTGGTTGCGGCTTCACTAGCACCGCCTGCCGGAGTGGTGGGCATGGCAAGCGCGATGGGGCGATGGGATATGGCTTTGAATGGTGTCTTTGTACTCTTGCTGCAACTGGTCGGGATTAATTTATCAGCCTCCCTGATGTTCCGCACCTATGGGCTGACTGCTCAGGGAACCCGCTATAAACGTGGCAAGCAATGGGTGTTTCCGGTTGTCCTTGCCGCTACGGTGCTGCTGCTCTTGAGCTTGCTGACTTGGCAGTTTTCTACCTCCCCTGAGCTTCAGCGCAGCAGCCGTGAGCAGCGTGCCACTGCTCAGATTCAGAAGGTGGTAAATGATAGCGATTTGGCAAATCTGGTGGAAGCGAATGTTCATTTCCCTCCTGCGAATATCAAAGGGCAGAACACACTGCTAGGTACCGTTTATGTTCAGCGTCAAGCAGGTGTCACCCAGTCCTCTGAGGAGATTCGTTCCCACCTCACAAGCACTATTCAAACGCAGTTACTTGAGCAGGGGTTTAACGTGACACCGTTAATTGATGTCAGTGTTCTCGAAGCGCCGCAATAA
- a CDS encoding transposase — translation MTELPLQKHHSAGNGENTVKFLQEIKSHHPEQKLLLIWDGASYHRGEEVKKLLATENEEKDKKDWSIICHFLAPYAPEENPVEEIWLQVKNFIRRFYYICKKFSIVKRLFQFFFNFKLFNPPNLKNYDAFVQLI, via the coding sequence ATGACAGAATTACCGTTGCAGAAACATCATTCGGCGGGAAATGGAGAAAATACAGTCAAGTTCCTGCAAGAGATTAAAAGTCATCATCCTGAACAAAAATTACTCCTAATTTGGGATGGTGCTTCTTACCATAGAGGAGAAGAAGTAAAAAAGTTATTAGCTACAGAAAATGAAGAAAAAGACAAAAAAGATTGGTCAATTATTTGTCATTTTCTTGCCCCTTATGCTCCTGAAGAAAATCCAGTAGAAGAGATTTGGTTACAAGTCAAAAACTTTATCCGACGTTTTTATTATATCTGTAAAAAGTTTTCAATAGTTAAACGATTATTTCAGTTTTTCTTTAATTTCAAACTTTTCAATCCTCCTAACTTAAAAAATTATGATGCTTTTGTACAACTCATTTAG